A region of Oreochromis niloticus isolate F11D_XX unplaced genomic scaffold, O_niloticus_UMD_NMBU tig00001615_pilon, whole genome shotgun sequence DNA encodes the following proteins:
- the LOC109198190 gene encoding BTB/POZ domain-containing adapter for CUL3-mediated RhoA degradation protein 1-like, which produces LQPVVKLQNNRGNNKYSYTSNSDDNLLKNIELFDKLVLRFNGRVLFVKDVLGDEICCWSFYGEGRKIAEVCCTSIVYATEKKQTKVEFPEARIFEETLNILIYENNRGSGPGGLHLLDSRGSGSSLGTGQSEEEGAVGGDRRVRRIHVRRHIMHDERGHGQQTVYKD; this is translated from the exons TTACAGCCAGTAGTAAAGTTGCAGAACAACAGAGGAAACAACAAATACTCATACACCAG CAACTCTGACGATAACCTGCTGAAGAACATTGAACTGTTTGACAAACTCGTCCTGCGATTTAATGGCCGCGTCCTGTTTGTCAAAGACGTGCTGGGGGATGAGATCTGCTGCTGGTCTTTTTATGGCGAAGGCCGCAAGATTGCTGAAGTGTGCTGCACTTCCATTGTCTATGCTACAGAGAAGAAGCAGACCAAA GTTGAGTTTCCCGAAGCCCGAATATTCGAAGAAACCCTCAATATCCTCATCTATGAGAACAACAGAGGATCTGGACCAGGAGGCTTGCACCTTTTAGATTCAAGAGGCTCCGGTTCATCGCTGGGAACTGGTCAGTCAGAGGAAGAGGGTGCCGTGGGAGGGGATAGACGAGTACGACGGATCCACGTAAGGAGACACATAATGCATGATGAAAGAGGCCACGGTCAGCAAACTGTGTATAAGGACTAA